Genomic window (Paraglaciecola psychrophila 170):
TTATTCAAAAGCATATTTTTCCTGGTGGCTTCTTGCCTTCACAGTTATTAATTAATCAACACTTGAGAAAACACACTGATTTAATGATCCGTGACCTCCACGATATCGGTCTAGATTATGCCAGAACCCTGAAAGACTGGCATCACAAACTACTAGAAAACAAAGAACCATTGGCTAAAGATGGTTACGATGACCGATTTATGAACATGTGGCGTTATTATTTTAGTTATTGCGAAGGGGGGTTTTTAGAGCGTACGATCAGTACTGTACAGTTGGTCATCAGCAAACCCGCATTCTCAAACAGTATTAGCCGTTAGAATTTGAAAACAGCATGAAACATCAAGCTTCTAAATACAATTTGTTTTGCTTTGTAAGCATTTTATACACCTTGACCTTTTCAGGAGTCACTATGGCAGATCCACTTGCTGGTTTACAAAAGGTTGGAGAAGCCAAACTTCAAGTGCTGTTTTGGGATGTCTACAATTCAAGTCTGTATAGCCAAACTGGCGAATACCAAGCAGAAATATTTCCTCAAGCACTGAAAATAAACTATTTAAGAGATATCGACGCAATAGACTTAATAGACAGAACTCAGGACGAATGGGAGAAATTAGGGATTGAAAAAGAAAAATTTAGCCTATGGATCCCACTACTGACCGACATATTTCCAGATATCAAAAAAGACGACACTCTTTTATTACACGTAGATGAAAATCATCAAAGTGAATTCTTTTTTAATGGTAAAACAATAGGCAAAATTACCGACCAAACCTTTGGTAAAAGTTTTTTACGCATTTGGCTAGACGAAAATTGCAGTTACCCTAAGGTACGCAAAAAACTAATTGGATTACACAAATGAATTTACATAAATATCTACTCTTAGCATTTATTACTCCTTTTGTTTTGTCATGTAGTAGCTCTATAGATGAGTATGAAAACACTAAACCTGAATTTAATTTACCCACTTACTTTGATGGTGAGGTCACTGCATGGGGAATAGTCCAAGACTACTCCAACAAACTGACTAGACGTTTTTGCGTAGACATAATTGGCACTTGGCAAGACAATCGAGGTCAATTACATGAAACCTTCTATTATAACGACGGTGAGCAACAAATACGTATATGGGACTTGCAGATTGCAGATGATGGCGGTGTCACCGGTGGGGCAGCAGATGTAATTGGTAAAGCTAGCGGCGGCTCGCAAGGCACTGCATTTAACTGGCAGTATACTTTACGGGTCCCAATCGATGATACAGAATACGACTTATTCGTAGACGATTGGATGTATATGATGGACAACAATCGCGTTATGAATCGATCTTATATGAAAAAGTTTGGAGTCACTGTCGCTGAGATATCCATCTTCTTTGATAAAACCAAGCCGGTTAGGAAGTGTGGTGTTTAAGTGCATGTGCATATTCACATTCCCGACCAAACACCTGCATCTCGATAACTGCTGCTGATTGTTATTCTTTCCCCATGCAGTGTTGATAACCTTAAGTTCTTCACACCGAAAGATATATACATGAAAAATGTTCCCTTTTTAGCTTCATCCGTAAAATGTAAGCAAACGTTTTAGTTTTTCCTTCTTTTGCAGATGCAAACACCTAGAGCTAATCAATTATTCATTTCTAAAGATATTCCACGAGACTCGACACCACTTTAACTGCATCTGCCTTATTAAATCTTTATGCATCCATTTTGGTCACTTACCAAGATGTTCAATTGAGCCAATCAAGGCTTCTAAAGATTTTGCTCAAGCTAATGTGACTTTTATATATTTAAGTAGAACAACCTTTTTACTTGCTGATCCCTGTATATTTTAAACCTAAATAAGGTTAATTATCTGCATAGATAGGTAGCTTAAATGAATTTAGTAATGACCGAATTATTATAATAGTTTTATATATGAAATATTAATGGTGGTAATAATCTAATGAAGTAGGTCATCACTATCGCAAATTGTGTGAGTTTTTTTAACAGGTTTATGAAACCAAAAACAACACCAATTCATAAGTCTTTGTTAATAAGATACGTTAAATTTATGGTAAGAAATGCATCCGTAAATATGAAGCGAAAT
Coding sequences:
- a CDS encoding chalcone isomerase family protein, encoding MADPLAGLQKVGEAKLQVLFWDVYNSSLYSQTGEYQAEIFPQALKINYLRDIDAIDLIDRTQDEWEKLGIEKEKFSLWIPLLTDIFPDIKKDDTLLLHVDENHQSEFFFNGKTIGKITDQTFGKSFLRIWLDENCSYPKVRKKLIGLHK
- a CDS encoding DUF3833 domain-containing protein, translated to MNLHKYLLLAFITPFVLSCSSSIDEYENTKPEFNLPTYFDGEVTAWGIVQDYSNKLTRRFCVDIIGTWQDNRGQLHETFYYNDGEQQIRIWDLQIADDGGVTGGAADVIGKASGGSQGTAFNWQYTLRVPIDDTEYDLFVDDWMYMMDNNRVMNRSYMKKFGVTVAEISIFFDKTKPVRKCGV